A portion of the Cydia strobilella chromosome 5, ilCydStro3.1, whole genome shotgun sequence genome contains these proteins:
- the LOC134741468 gene encoding uncharacterized protein LOC134741468, translating to MDIIDTLKVGERVTSTYAENYFDDEYSPCQNNENRPLSTDSEKRENSEKSNTSLNGFRENWVSPSDLLIGIIELTPPFTSKITRGITHEGIISIGNSILAKERQKFETELRRLLRDNDASWNHILLHEKQQVKLKVRKYFKKIFEEKSKVMTSEIDFFYEKCLQELENHLRSEIQYVLVSAHANITSDLNIEINKRLKEERCLLEQLLEKQYRSDINKITKYYKIMSDYELNKNGKLISKSLHERNDALNVFYKQIEAETVTSTMYVMSMERKKCKIKQFLLENYQNSDIKERLEKIQAKQEIIDSYKERERFIADINFEWKEKIKKIVQLFLKFISFSLKLLPEQTTFLLDLEKMFVLQLNEIQKHPQVAPQILVEVENNLNNIFHFDECAMKANVTCDKEPFQVVGDTLESIPTPYGSRETLPSHVELPAITVLLEKRFVYAKCNKFDEIKAFLESCKCLEEKACTCFGNKEEETPSNPSFSKSASISGELEQGSQSIKSESSIELMQLDDFKRKEDCPFKHCRDWTKQMTLDMSNFVEFTEENFKVVQNRFTSPLKEVERPKLKSAKEIAHRKLPFVEGIKQGTNYRDAVTQCSSDEDMPSIEIEKDVPECTCVNKHSSQQLKDYNEKESRSKLINEIMVKRRISMQRLLFSNPNLLKMFTDESFDIKL from the coding sequence ATGGATATTATAGACACATTAAAAGTTGGTGAACGAGTGACTAGTACATACGCtgaaaattattttgatgatgaaTACAGCCCTTGTCAGAATAACGAAAATAGACCGCTATCAACAGATAGCGAAAAACGAGAAAACAGTGAGAAATCAAATACTAGTCTCAATGGGTTCCGAGAAAACTGGGTATCACCAAGTGATTTACTTATTGGAATAATAGAACTCACTCCACCATTTACATCTAAAATAACGAGAGGGATTACTCATGAGGGTATTATATCCATCGGTAATAGTATATTGGCAAAAgaacgtcaaaaatttgaaactGAACTGAGACGATTGCTTCGCGACAATGATGCTTCATGGAACCATATTTTATTGCATGAGAAGCAACAGGTTAAACTTAAAGTAAGGAAATATTTCAAGAAAATATTTGAAGAGAAAAGTAAGGTCATGACTTcagaaatagattttttttacgaGAAATGCCTTCAGGAGCTAGAAAACCATTTGCGTTCTGAAATACAATATGTCCTGGTCAGTGCTCATGCAAATATAACCAGCGAtttaaatatagaaataaaCAAGAGATTAAAGGAAGAAAGGTGCCTTCTTGAGCAACTTTTAGAAAAGCAATATCGATCGGATATAAATAAGATAaccaaatactataaaataatgtcAGATTATGAATTGAACAAAAATGGCAAGCTTATATCAAAATCACTACACGAAAGAAACGACGCGTTGAATGTTTTCTATAAACAAATTGAAGCTGAAACGGTGACTAGTACTATGTATGTGATGAGTATGGAAAGaaagaaatgtaaaataaaacaatttttgctTGAAAATTATCAAAACTCTGATATAAAAGAAAGGCTTGAAAAAATTCAAGCAAAACAAGAGATTATAGATTCATATAAGGAAAGAGAACGGTTTATAGCTGACATCAACTTTGAAtggaaagaaaaaataaaaaaaatagtacagtTATTTTTGAAGTTTATAAGTTTTAGTCTGAAGTTGCTTCCTGAACAGACTACGTTTTTGCTAGACttggaaaaaatgtttgttttgcaACTTAATGAAATTCAGAAACATCCCCAAGTAGCACCACAGATTTTGGTGGaagttgaaaataatttaaacaatattttccATTTTGATGAATGCGCGATGAAAGCGAATGTTACATGTGATAAGGAACCATTTCAGGTGGTTGGTGATACTTTGGAATCCATCCCAACACCTTACGGTAGCCGCGAAACCTTACCGTCGCACGTAGAACTTCCTGCTATAACGGTTTTACTGGAAAAAAGATTTGTTTATGCCAAATGCAACAAGTTTGATGAAATTAAAGCGTTTTTGGAATCATGCAAATGTCTTGAAGAAAAAGCATGTACATGTTTTGGAAATAAAGAAGAAGAAACGCCATCGAACCCATCCTTTTCCAAATCTGCGTCTATTTCTGGTGAATTAGAACAAGGAAGTCAATCAATTAAAAGTGAATCTTCGATTGAACTAATGCAGCTAGATGATTTCAAACGAAAGGAAGATTGCCCGTTTAAACATTGTCGAGATTGGACTAAGCAAATGACTCTTGATATGTCTAATTTTGTTGAATTTACTGAAGAAAATTTTAAAGTAGTTCAAAATAGATTTACTTCTCCGCTTAAAGAGGTCGAAAGACCAAAATTAAAGAGTGCCAAAGAAATTGCACACAGAAAACTGCCTTTTGTCGAGGGTATAAAGCAGGGTACAAATTATCGTGATGCAGTAACTCAGTGCTCTAGTGACGAGGACATGCCATCCATAGAAATCGAAAAGGATGTTCCAGAATGTACCTGCGTGAATAAGCATAGTTCTCAGCAGTTAAAAGATTATAATGAAAAAGAGTCCAGGAGCAAACTGATTAACGAGATAATGGTGAAGCGCAGAATTTCTATGCAACGTTTATTGTTTAGCAACCCCAACTTACTGAAGATGTTTACCGATGAAAGTTTCGATATAAAGctttaa
- the LOC134741529 gene encoding uncharacterized protein LOC134741529: protein MHRYKSANKNTHKSRKIVIIKPSKYETTEAIHANRKYWGNVFDKLDTPAQEEEQNQNRDAESTYLAEILPEKLYRKVCSTLDLPLKKNFSKEEIEGPIEEKRRGRIVKEPVLYLRKTIRIDREIDSDTEVEVSPRVTQQDGVNVHWELLKKPEREQVTWPTHYLQPEREEEKSLVRKADDLTDRIVHEFCEYMTQLGGNQQSQLFKPKAIKELFQIEFDTHVARSLQVIPKELPSVEENIAEVTGNPELSQYAVLEREVTRDIKAEQRPDILEPFNRSLPHREQAHAPHNQTKSMWRSARHVPKDLVSLKTVWEGITNLRSVKEYCRWMIDHPEYNRAPYLSSLGMFDSAVLEARLTLESLQRMASPAVAINSPSSNVSAPIEHIRRRLSQLADMV from the exons ATGCACAGATACAAGTCAGCCAATAAGAATACACATAAGTCTCGTAAGATAGTGATTATTAAACCATCGAAATACGAAACCACTGAGGCGATTCACGCCAACAGAAAATACTGGGgaaatgtttttgataaattggaTACGCCTGCCcaa GAAGAAGAGCAAAATCAAAATCGAGACGCCGAGAGCACCTATTTGGCTGAAATATTGCCCGAGAAACTATACCGCAAAGTTTGCAGTACATTGGACTTGccactgaaaaaaaatttttccaaAGAAGAAATCGAGGGTCCGATCGAAG agAAGCGTCGTGGTAGGATCGTGAAGGAACCTGTTTTATATTTGAGAAAAACCATTCGTATCGATAGAGAGATTGACTCCGACACTGAAGTAGAAGTTTCTCCCAG AGTTACCCAGCAAGATGGAGTAAATGTTCACTGGGAACTTTTAAAAAAGCCCGAAAGAGAGCAAGTGACCTGGCCGACGCACTACCTTCAACCAGAGCGGGAGGAAGAAAAATCTCTCGTCCGGAAAGCCGACGACCTCACAGACCGG ATTGTGCATGAGTTTTGTGAATATATGACACAATTGGGAGGAAATCAACAATCGCAATTGTTTAAACCGAAAGCTATAAAGGAGCTTTTCcag ATTGAATTTGACACGCACGTGGCTCGCAGTCTTCAAGTAATTCCAAAAGAGTTGCCATCTGTAGAGGAAAATATTGCAGAAGTTACTGGGAATCCCGAG ctatcgcAATATGCAGTATTGGAGAGGGAAGTGACGAGGGACATCAAAGCCGAGCAACGCCCTGACATTCTGGAACCCTTCAACCGATCACTCCCGCACCGCGAGCAAGCACACGCTCCTCATAATCAAACCAAGAGTATGTGGCGGTCAGCTCGCCACGTTCCTAAAGACCTCGTCTCACTAAAAACAGTTTGGGAAGGCATCACTAACCTCAG GAGCGTTAAAGAGTATTGCCGCTGGATGATTGATCATCCAGAGTATAACCGAGCCCCTTACCTGAGCAGTCTAGGCATGTTCGACTCTGCCGTGCTAGAAGCCAGGCTCACCCTGGAGTCACTCCAAAGGATGGCGTCTCCGGCGGTGGCAATTAATTCCCCCAGTTCTAATGTATCAGCACCAATAGAACACATCCGAAGAAGGCTTTCTCAGTTGGCTGATATGGTATAA
- the LOC134741512 gene encoding organic cation transporter protein-like — protein MTESVSEGVTKLDFETVLNNAVGEFGKYQLISILLLAIPAACSGFMAGDYIFTAARLPHRCTVPLCDGLEPKYLPEWISNAIPETATGFDECNRYINITNTTLGDVCPASMFDRNRTENCDSFVFERTNTVVYDFNLQCQEWRRALAGTFNSVGGMVALILAGYISDNLGRRMSIVFFGFNEALTGLIRAFSVNYAMYVAFQFLQTAIGGGIFSASYILATELVGPKYRVLTSATMSSAFAAGQMIVGLVASVVTEWRHLTLVLFCPVFLTVFYHWIVDESHRWLLSKNKQEQARATLNHVAGVNGRPILPSDIKYLLTAIPRKMEANKIDTKTPLLMRVVKSRVMLRRCCTTPVWWITTTFIYYGLSINSVSLSGNMYLNYVATAAVEIPGYWTAVLVLDRVGRKVTLFTGYMSCAICCISFAFISNDMYGLSLALYLTGKFSIAAVFTSLYLYTSELYPTRHRHSFLGYSSMMGRIGSIISPLTPPLMEYWSGIPSVLFGAMAVISAVLVLSQPETLGTKLPDTIEDAELVGSA, from the coding sequence ATGACTGAAAGTGTCAGTGAAGGTGTAACGAAACTGGATTTTGAAACTGTTTTGAATAATGCCGTAGGAGAATTTGGCAAATACCAGTTGATTAGTATCTTATTGTTAGCAATACCAGCGGCGTGTTCGGGATTTATGGCTGGAGATTACATTTTTACTGCAGCCAGGCTTCCACATCGATGCACCGTGCCACTATGTGACGGACTAGAACCAAAGTACCTACCAGAATGGATATCAAATGCAATACCAGAAACTGCCACAGGCTTTGATGAATGTAACCGATATATAAACATAACTAATACTACTCTGGGCGATGTGTGTCCCGCAAGCATGTTCGACAGAAATAGAACCGAGAATTGTGACAGCTTCGTGTTCGAGAGAACGAACACCGTTGTGtatgattttaatttacaatGTCAAGAATGGCGAAGAGCTCTGGCTGGGACGTTCAATAGCGTTGGAGGAATGGTAGCTCTAATTCTTGCCGGCTACATATCGGACAATTTGGGTCGACGAATGTCTATTGTATTTTTTGGATTTAACGAAGCTCTGACTGGTCTGATAAGAGCATTTTCAGTTAACTATGCTATGTACGTTGCTTTTCAATTTTTGCAGACGGCAATCGGTGGCGGGATATTTAGCGCCAGTTACATTCTAGCGACAGAACTAGTTGGACCAAAGTACCGTGTTCTTACAAGCGCTACGATGTCATCTGCATTTGCTGCGGGTCAAATGATAGTGGGTCTTGTAGCTTCAGTAGTAACGGAATGGCGGCATTTAACCTTGGTGCTATTTTGCCCCGTATTTCTTACAGTGTTTTACCACTGGATTGTTGATGAAAGTCACCGTTGGTTGCTGAGCAAAAATAAACAGGAACAAGCTAGAGCCACGCTCAATCACGTAGCTGGTGTCAATGGCCGTCCTATTTTACCTTCCGATATCAAATATTTGTTGACAGCGATACCAAGAAAAATGGAAGCAAACAAGATTGACACCAAAACACCTTTATTAATGCGAGTCGTTAAAAGTCGTGTTATGTTACGAAGGTGTTGCACCACTCCAGTGTGGTGGATTACTACTACTTTCATTTACTATGGTTTGTCAATAAACTCGGTTAGTCTTTCAGGAAATATGTATTTGAATTATGTTGCGACCGCAGCCGTAGAAATTCCAGGCTATTGGACGGCAGTTTTAGTATTGGATAGAGTAGGAAGAAAAGTGACTTTATTTACGGGTTACATGTCGTGCGCCATTTGTTGCATTTCATTTGCTTTTATCTCTAATGATATGTATGGTTTGTCACTAGCTTTATACCTTACGGGCAAATTTAGTATAGCTGCCGTCTTCACTTCATTGTATCTGTATACTTCTGAATTGTATCCTACGAGGCATCGACACTCGTTCCTGGGGTATTCTTCAATGATGGGTCGCATAGGTTCCATTATATCTCCACTGACACCACCTCTGATGGAGTATTGGTCGGGAATACCGTCGGTGCTGTTCGGCGCGATGGCGGTCATCTCGGCGGTGTTGGTCCTCTCGCAGCCGGAGACGTTAGGAACCAAACTACCGGACACCATAGAAGACGCGGAGCTTGTTGGATCTgcgtaa